A region from the Nostoc sp. HK-01 genome encodes:
- a CDS encoding dienelactone hydrolase has product MQITKRNVELRVDDSLMRVYVASPKPAGTYPGILFYSDIYQLGSPMIRLVNYLAGFGYVVAAPEIFHRLEPIGAVIEPDDLGRMRGNDDARRTAIAEYDADCRAVIDFLKTDAAVNPDKIGTLGFCIGGHLSFRAAFQNEIKAAVCCYPTGIPSGKLGKGIADTIHRVSEIPGELLLILGTLDPHIPESDRHILIKAITDANIPHQVFLYEAEHTFMRDDGYRYDAVATTSAWTEIITFLARIFP; this is encoded by the coding sequence GTGCAGATTACTAAGCGCAATGTCGAGTTAAGAGTCGATGACAGCTTAATGCGGGTTTATGTCGCCTCTCCCAAACCAGCAGGAACTTACCCAGGCATTTTGTTTTACAGTGATATTTATCAATTAGGTAGTCCAATGATTCGCTTGGTTAACTACCTAGCAGGATTTGGCTATGTTGTCGCCGCACCCGAAATTTTCCATCGTCTTGAACCCATTGGCGCTGTCATTGAACCGGATGATTTGGGAAGAATGCGCGGTAATGATGATGCACGTCGCACAGCGATCGCAGAGTATGATGCAGATTGTCGGGCTGTAATTGATTTTCTCAAAACTGACGCTGCTGTTAATCCCGATAAAATTGGTACTCTCGGCTTTTGCATTGGCGGACATTTATCGTTTCGCGCCGCCTTTCAAAATGAAATCAAAGCTGCTGTCTGCTGCTACCCGACTGGTATTCCCAGCGGCAAACTCGGTAAAGGAATCGCCGATACTATTCATAGAGTGAGTGAAATTCCAGGCGAATTGCTGCTAATACTCGGTACTCTTGATCCTCACATTCCTGAAAGCGATCGCCATATATTAATTAAAGCAATTACAGATGCTAATATACCTCATCAAGTATTCTTATATGAAGCTGAACATACCTTCATGCGCGATGATGGTTATCGCTACGACGCTGTTGCAACTACCTCTGCTTGGACAGAAATCATCACCTTCTTAGCCAGAATATTTCCCTAG
- the nifH2 gene encoding nitrogenase reductase produces the protein MAIDKKIRQIAFYGKGGIGKSTTSQNTLAAMAEMGQRILIVGCDPKADSTRLMLHSKAQTTVLHLAAERGAVEDLELEEVMLTGFRGVKCVESGGPEPGVGCAGRGIITAINFLEENGAYQDVDFVSYDVLGDVVCGGFAMPIRENKAQEIYIVTSGEMMAMYAANNIARGILKYAHTGGVRLGGLICNSRNVDREIELIETLAKRLNTQMIHYVPRDNIVQHAELRRMTVNEYAPDSNQGNEYRILANKIINNENLKIPTPIEMEELEELLIEFGILESEENAAKMIATPAESSK, from the coding sequence ATGGCTATTGACAAAAAAATCAGACAAATCGCTTTCTACGGTAAAGGCGGTATTGGTAAATCTACCACTTCTCAAAACACCTTGGCAGCTATGGCTGAAATGGGTCAACGCATTCTCATCGTAGGTTGCGACCCTAAAGCTGACTCCACCCGTTTGATGCTTCACTCTAAAGCACAAACTACAGTATTACACTTGGCTGCTGAACGTGGTGCAGTAGAAGACTTAGAACTAGAAGAAGTAATGCTCACAGGCTTCCGTGGTGTGAAGTGCGTAGAGTCTGGTGGCCCAGAACCCGGTGTAGGTTGCGCTGGTCGTGGTATTATCACCGCTATTAACTTCTTAGAAGAAAACGGTGCTTACCAAGACGTTGACTTCGTATCTTATGACGTATTAGGCGACGTTGTGTGTGGTGGTTTCGCAATGCCTATCCGCGAAAACAAAGCACAAGAAATTTACATCGTAACATCAGGTGAAATGATGGCGATGTACGCTGCAAACAACATCGCTCGTGGTATTTTGAAATATGCACACACAGGCGGTGTGCGTTTGGGTGGTTTGATTTGTAACAGCCGTAACGTTGACAGAGAAATCGAATTGATTGAAACTCTGGCAAAACGTTTGAACACCCAAATGATTCACTACGTACCCCGTGACAATATTGTTCAACACGCTGAGTTGCGCCGGATGACAGTTAACGAGTACGCACCCGACAGCAACCAAGGTAACGAATACCGCATCTTGGCTAACAAAATCATCAACAACGAAAATCTCAAGATTCCTACCCCAATTGAAATGGAAGAATTGGAAGAATTGTTGATTGAGTTCGGTATTCTCGAAAGCGAAGAAAATGCTGCCAAAATGATTGCTACACCAGCTGAAAGCAGCAAGTAA